A stretch of Henckelia pumila isolate YLH828 chromosome 4, ASM3356847v2, whole genome shotgun sequence DNA encodes these proteins:
- the LOC140865712 gene encoding 16 kDa phloem protein 1-like, translated as MSIGIMDVTLVGARGLKNTDFLGKIDPYVLIQYKNQEQKSRTASGQGNAPLWNEKFRFKVEFPNKGKIEQHKLVLKIMDRDKFTRDDFLGQTTIYLKELFEMGMEDGKAELSTQKYRVVSANQTYRGEVSVGITFTAQGETDNEQDFGGWKESIF; from the exons ATGTCGATTGGAATCATGGACGTGACTCTCGTGGGAGCTCGAGGTCTAAAAAATACAGACTTCTTAG GCAAAATAGATCCATATGTTTTGATTCAATACAAAAACCAAGAGCAGAAGAGCCGTACGGCTAGTG GGCAAGGCAATGCACCGCTGTGGAATGAAAAGTTCAGATTCAAGGTTGAATTTCCAAACAAAGGGAAGATTGAGCAGCACAAGCTTGTTCTCAAAATCATGGACCGCGACAAATTTACTCGCGATGATTTTCTTGGCCAAACGAC CATTTATTTGAAGGAACTCTTTGAGATGGGGATGGAGGATGGCAAGGCTGAGCTTAGTACTCAGAAGTATAGAGTTGTTTCTGCTAATCAAACTTACCGTGGTGAAGTTAGTGTTGGAATCACTTTTACTGCACAG GGAGAAACTGATAATGAGCAAGACTTTGGTGGATGGAAGGAAAGCATATTTTAA
- the LOC140866256 gene encoding DNA-directed RNA polymerase II subunit 4 has translation MSGEEEENAAELKIPDEFLKAKCLMNCEVSLILEHKYEQLQQTSEDPMNQMSQVFEKSLQYVKRFSRYKNPDAVRQVREILSRYQLAEFELCVLGNLCPETVEEAINMVPSIKTRGRAHDDEAIEKMLNDLSLIKKFE, from the coding sequence ATGtctggagaagaagaagaaaacgcCGCTGAACTAAAGATACCAGACGAATTTTTGAAAGCCAAATGCCTAATGAATTGTGAAGTTTCCCTGATTCTTGAGCACAAGTATGAGCAGCTTCAGCAGACATCCGAGGACCCAATGAATCAGATGTCACAGGTTTTTGAGAAATCACTCCAATATGTGAAGCGCTTCAGCCGGTATAAAAATCCTGATGCTGTCAGACAAGTTCGAGAAATTCTTAGTCGATATCAGCTGGCTGAATTTGAGCTGTGTGTGCTTGGGAACCTCTGCCCAGAAACAGTAGAGGAGGCTATAAATATGGTTCCCTCAATCAAGACAAGAGGACGTGCACATGATGATGAGGCGATTGAGAAAATGTTGAATGACCTCTCTCTTATAAAGAAATTCGAGTAG
- the LOC140867326 gene encoding putative aconitate hydratase, cytoplasmic, whose product MYLSSCYSPSAPSSSSSILRACRFRFASSVSSPAHLCAPPPSRVAVNKACSSVSYRRSLNFSSALRSRRCSVPRWSCGVGSRSPVSLKAQIRASSPVLDRFERKIATMAAEHPFSGILSGLPKPGGGEFGKFYSLPALNDPRIDKLPYSIRILLESAIRNCDNFQVTKEDVEKIVDWEKSAPKQVEIPFKPARVLLQDFTGVPAVVDLASMREAIKDLGSNPDKINPLVPVDLVIDHSVQVDVARSENAVQANMDLEFKRNNERFAFLKWGSTAFRNMLVVPPGSGIVHQVNLEYLGRVVFNTDGILYPDSVVGTDSHTTMIDGLGVAGWGVGGIEAEATMLGQPMSMVLPGVVGFKLSGKLRDGVTATDLVLTVTQMLRKHGVVGKFVEFYGEGMGKLSLADRATIANMSPEYGATMGFFPVDHVTLQYLKLTGRSDETVAMIEAYLRANKMFVDYNEPQQERVYSSYLELDLTDVEPCISGPKRPHDRVPIKDMKVDWHSCLDSKVGFKGFAVPKEQQEKVVNFTFHGQPSELKHGSVVIAAITSCTNTSNPSVMLGAGLVAKKACELGLEVKPWVKTSLAPGSGVVTKYLLKSGLQKYLNQQGFNIVGYGCTTCIGNSGDLDESVASAISDNDLVAAAVLSGNRNFEGRVHPLTRANYLASPPLVVAYALAGTVDIDFEKEPIGTGKNGKSVYFKDIWPTSEEIAEVVQSSVLPEMFKSTYEAITKGNQLWNQLTVPSSSLYAWDSSSTYIHKPPYFSGMTMDPPGPRGVKDAYCLLLFGDSITTDHISPAGSIHKDSPAAKFLIERGVDRRDFNSYGSRRGNDEVMARGTFANIRIVNKLLNGEVGPKTIHIPTGEKLYVYDAAMRYASAGQDTIVIAGAEYGSGSSRDWAAKGPMLQGVKAVISKSFERIHRSNLVGMGIIPLCFKPGEDADTLSLTGHERYTIDLPTKTSDIRPGQDITVTTDGGKSFTCTLRFDTEVELAYFDHGGILQYVIRHLSKQ is encoded by the exons ATGTATTTATCCTCTTGCTATTCTCCATCAGCACCATCATCCTCGTCTTCGATTCTCCGAGCTTGCAGGTTCCGCTTCGCTTCCAGCGTCTCTTCTCCGGCTCATCTCTGTGCGCCGCCGCCGTCTCGAGTCGCCGTCAACAAGGCTTGTTCTTCGGTCAGTTACCGCCGATCCTTGAATTTCTCGTCCGCGTTGCGATCGCGGCGGTGTTCTGTACCCCGGTGGAGTTGCGGAGTCGGCTCTCGATCGCCGGTTAGTCTTAAAGCTCAGATCAGGGCATCCTCTCCGGTTCTCGATCGGTTCGAGCGCAAGATCGCGACCATGG CTGCTGAGCATCCTTTCAGTGGAATTTTGTCTGGTCTTCCCAAACCAGGAGGAGGGGAATTTGGAAAATTTTACAGCCTTCCTGCTTTGAATGATCCAAGAATTG ACAAGCTTCCATATTCTATCAGAATACTTCTAGAATCAGCTATAAGAAATTGTGACAACTTTCAAGTCACTAAGGAGGATGTGGAGAAGATTGTTGATTGGGAAAAATCTGCTCCGAAGCAAGTTGAAATTCCCTTTAAGCCTGCTCGTGTTTTGTTGCAG GATTTTACTGGAGTTCCAGCTGTGGTTGACCTTGCTTCTATGCGAGAAGCAATCAAGGATCTTGGTAGTAACCCAGACAAAATCAACCCATTG GTTCCCGTGGATCTTGTAATCGATCACTCTGTTCAGGTTGACGTGGCCAGATCAGAAAATGCTGTGCAGGCTAACATGGACTTAGAGTTTAAGAGAAACAATGAGAGGTTTGCTTTTCTTAAATGGGGATCCACCGCCTTCCGCAACATGCTTGTTGTTCCTCCTGGTTCTGGTATTGTTCATCAG GTGAATCTGGAGTATCTTGGGCGGGTTGTCTTTAACACAGATGGCATATTGTATCCGGACAGTGTTGTTGGAACTGATTCTCATACAACCATGATTGATGGATTGGGTGTTGCAGGATGGGGAGTTGGAGGAATTGAAGCAGAGGCAACAATGCTTGGCCAG CCCATGAGCATGGTTCTTCCCGGCGTTGTTGGTTTTAAATTGTCTGGAAAATTGCGTGATGGGGTTACTGCAACAGATTTGGTTTTGACTGTGACACAAATGTTGAGAAAGCATGGCGTTGTTGGCAAGTTTGTTGAATTTTATG GTGAAGGCATGGGTAAGTTATCATTAGCAGACAGAGCAACTATCGCAAATATGTCTCCTGAATATGGAGCAACCATGGGTTTCTTCCCTGTGGATCATGTCACCCTGCAATACCTGAAATTGACTGGAAGAAGTGATGAAACG GTAGCAATGATTGAAGCATATCTACGTGCAAATAAGATGTTTGTTGACTACAATGAG CCTCAACAAGAAAGAGTGTACTCGTCTTATCTGGAGTTAGATCTTACTGATGTAGAACCATGTATTTCTGGACCTAAAAG GCCTCATGATCGGGTTCCAATAAAAGATATGAAGGTTGATTGGCATTCATGTCTCGACAGTAAAGTTGGTTTCAAG GGTTTTGCGGTGCCAAAGGAACAACAGGAGAAAGTAGTAAACTTCACATTCCATGGGCAGCCTTCAGAACTCAAGCATGGGAGTGTCGTTATAGCAGCCATTACAAGTTGTACAAATACATCAAACCCTAGTGTGATGCTTGGAGCTGGCCTTGTGGCAAAGAAAGCATGTGAATTGGGTTTAGAG GTTAAACCATGGGTAAAAACAAGTCTTGCCCCGGGTTCTGGAGTTGTAACAAAATATTTGCTCAAGAG TGGCCTGCAAAAATACTTGAACCAACAAGGGTTCAACATCGTTGGCTATGGCTGCACAACTTGCATTGGAAATTCTGGGGATCTCGATGAATCTGTTGCTTCTGCAATTTCCGATAATG ATCTTGTTGCTGCTGCCGTGCTCTCTGGTAATAGGAACTTTGAAGGCCGTgttcatccactaacaagaGCTAATTATCTTGCTTCACCTCCACTGGTTGTTGCCTATGCACTTGCTGGCACG GTTGACATTGACTTTGAGAAGGAACCAATTGGTACTGGGAAAAATGGGAAAAGTGTGTACTTCAAGGATATCTGGCCTACTAGCGAAGAAATTGCTGAG GTTGTTCAATCAAGTGTACTTCCTGAAATGTTTAAGAGCACTTATGAAGCCATCACGAAGGGCAACCAATTATGGAATCAATTAACAGTACCTTCGTCAAGCCTTTATGCATGGGACTCAAGCTCAACTTACATCCACAAACCTCCGTATTTCAGTGGCATGACAATGGACCCGCCTGGTCCCCGTGGAGTGAAGGATGCTTATTGCTTGTTGCTGTTTGGCGACAGTATCACTACTGATCATATCTCTCCTGCCGGAAGTATACACAAGGACAGTCCAGCTGCAAAGTTCTTGATTGAGCGTGGGGTTGACCGTAGGGATTTCAATTCTTATGGTAGTCGTCGTGGCAATGATGAGGTTATGGCCAGGGGTACCTTTGCAAACATTCGAATTGTAAACAAATTATTAAATGGAGAAGTGGGACCGAAGACAATTCACATTCCCACGGGGGAGAAACTTTATGTTTATGACGCAGCGATG AGATATGCCTCAGCTGGACAAGATACCATTGTTATTGCTGGTGCAGAATATGGAAGTGGTAGCTCTCGAGACTGGGCTGCAAAAGGACCAATGCTCCAG GGTGTAAAAGCAGTCATTTCTAAAAGTTTTGAGAGGATCCACCGCAGCAACTTGGTTGGTATGGGTATTATCCCACTTTGCTTCAAGCCTGGCGAGGATGCGGATACCCTAAGTTTGACTGGGCACGAGCGTTACACCATAGACCTTCCAACAAAAACGAGTGATATAAGACCTGGACAAGATATTACCGTGACGACTGATGGTGGAAAATCTTTCACGTGCACCTTGCGTTTTGACACAGAG GTTGAGTTGGCATATTTTGACCATGGAGGGATTCTCCAGTATGTCATTCGTCACTTAAGCAAACAGTGA